TCAACCTCTACAACTTCAGCGCCAACGAACTGGAGCCGGTGACCGCCGACCGCATGGACGAGGACCGGTTCTGCGCCGGGGTGGCGCTGCCCATGTGGTTCCCTCCGGTCGTCATCGACGGGGAAACGTACATCGACCCGGTCTATCTGACCGACGCGAACGTCGAGGAGGCGATCCGGCGGGGCTGCGACGAACTGTGGATCGTCTGGACGGTCAGCCGAAGGCACCGCTGGCGCAACGGCTTCGTGGCCAACTACTTCCACATCATCGAGACGACGGCCAACGGCCGGCTGCAGCACTGGCTCCGCCGGATCGAGGCCAGCAACGCCGCCATCCGCAACGGGGAGGAGGGAGAGTTCGGGCGCCCGATCGAGGTCCGGCTGCTGAGCGGCGAGGTCCCCCTGAACTACCTCATCAACTTCAGCCGGGACCGTTTCGCCCAGGCCGTGGAACTCGGAGTCCAGCATGCGCGCCGCTGGTGCACGGACCAGGGGATCCCCTGGAAGCCCGGTGAACCTCAGGACGGCCCTGACGACCCGACCCGCCTGCGCTTCACCGAACGCATGGTCGGCCGTGTCGTCTTCGGGGAGGACGACCCCCGGAAGGCGGCCTCGTCGACGGGCGGCGCCGCCGCGGACATCGCCCTGCACGTGACCGTCGACGTCCGGGGAATGGACCGCTTCCTCTCCGGCCCGGAGCACGAGGCCGAGCTGCGCGGAGAGATCCTCTGCCAGGAGCTGGGCGGGCGCCTTCCGGTCGAGCGCGGAACCTTCCAGCTGTTCGTGGAGCACTCCGACCCGCAGCACCTGCGGATGCGTTACCGCCTGTTCTTCAGCGACCGGGCCGAACACCCGCTCACCCTCAGCGGGTACAAGGACGTCAGC
This sequence is a window from Streptomyces sp. HUAS YS2. Protein-coding genes within it:
- a CDS encoding patatin-like phospholipase family protein yields the protein MTTGQSTTPRSGSPRRSLLLAGGGLKVAYQAGALQVLLDEARLTFDHADGASGGVFNLAMYCQGMSGREIADNWRTLSPLKGVTPNWRELPKGPYARSLFTLDGYRRHVFPDWGLDWERIRATDREATFNLYNFSANELEPVTADRMDEDRFCAGVALPMWFPPVVIDGETYIDPVYLTDANVEEAIRRGCDELWIVWTVSRRHRWRNGFVANYFHIIETTANGRLQHWLRRIEASNAAIRNGEEGEFGRPIEVRLLSGEVPLNYLINFSRDRFAQAVELGVQHARRWCTDQGIPWKPGEPQDGPDDPTRLRFTERMVGRVVFGEDDPRKAASSTGGAAADIALHVTVDVRGMDRFLSGPEHEAELRGEILCQELGGRLPVERGTFQLFVEHSDPQHLRMRYRLFFSDRAEHPLTLSGYKDVSEDSRRGIWKDTSVLYTRILRGHVDADEESGAESVAAGTVHIRPTDFLKQLTTFRVEAPTLPGRVSTLGRFGQFFLGKLWDVYAQNVMPWSPL